A region of the Phoenix dactylifera cultivar Barhee BC4 chromosome 10, palm_55x_up_171113_PBpolish2nd_filt_p, whole genome shotgun sequence genome:
TTATATGACCGGCGCTTAGAAACTATACAAAATTTTGTTATGTAGCAAACatttaggacttcaaattttgTTTAGCCCAGCAAACATATTGTAACATGATTGATAATTCCAACTGGAGTCTAAAGTAATTATGAGGCATGTATTTTGAAGGATAACGAGCCAATGAAGAATAAATCTTGATTATAACATCCATATGAGACCATATTAccgaaaaataatatagaacaCAACCAATTCATATAAAAAAGAGGAATTCACTCAATTAATCAAAGACGCTATATATGATGTGATGTTACCTATTTTGCCTTTTGTTTTCTAGACAAGGAATACATCAATAAAGTATCATGCCTTGGAACAAACCAGCTTGGGGGGgaaatagagaaaaagaaaaaggagaaaaaataataagacaAAAATCATATTGATAGATCCACTGTCATTAGTGACCTTCTCCTACCAAGTCTAGCTTCACCATATGCCTTACTAAAAGGTTGAGATTGCATCACAATCCTATGAGTCCCTAAAACAATCTAGGGtcttatgcaaaaaaaatagtCAGAAGATAttgtttggattctttgactctATATTAGCATCCAAGATCTCTTCAGTGCATAATCGATATGGAATTAAATGCACATCCGTGCAGTCTCTCCCAAATATAGAACTCATGGATGTTCTCTAGAAAccttggatttgttcttgatcCCAACTTATGAGAgaatataagagagagagagagatttgagGATTTGGATAGGGTCTCGAGGAGGATTTATACTATTAGCAAGATGACATGGGTGGTTCACCTGGACAACATTACTGGTTTGGATGGATTTTTCCCGGGAGAATAAAGAACGATTCTATACTTATATATATTTGATCttcataatatatattttgataatatCAAATGCATGTTCCAGTGGACACGTTAGTGACGTCGGTGGCTCATCTTGATAGGATTATTGATTGGGAAGGAGATCTGCATGGGAGAATGAATGAGAAATGGGAAACAAAATGATTTCTAGGATTAAGAGAAGATGAAATGCATTTGCTACTGTGAACATAATCATTGCTCATGATTGTAAATTGTTGTAGAAGAACATGATGCAATTGCTACGTAGTTATGTTGAATaggcattattttttttttttaggaaggCGTAGATGTGGTCCATTGCAAAAGGGAGATTCCATTTTGACTTCGAAAGATCTCAAAATTCTCTCCTTACCGTATTAACTTGTGACACAATTAAAGTATGAATGCCAGTGGCTTAGTTAACCTATTGGATCATCTTGATAATGGAGCCCTTGGGTCAACAACTTGTGACATTTTTCATGTCAAGTATTTGTCAGCTTCAACTCAGCTGATAAGTAGTTATCTGACTCTTGGTGGAGGGATCAAGAGAGAGGAGCCACCTCATTTGATGCCACTTGGAGAAGGAAAGAGGCGAGTGCTACAGGCTAGCTCAATTATATTAGAGGGTGACTTAGCCACTATAATCAGCTAGATCCAGAGGGGGCCTATGCGGTGGTGGAGGGGGTCACTCCTGCTTCGGGACATTTGGGCGACGGCGAGAGATAGTATGACTCTTCAAACCAGGTATGTGTTCAGAGAGGCCAATGAGGTTGCGGATTGGGTGGTTGCTTATGTAGTCTGCTACTCCGGAGGCACTCTATAGGCCGAGAAGAGAGAGTTGCCTAAGGCACTTCATGACttattgttttctaattttattgggtgtatctgtACTCATAATGTATGAAATGcctattttagagaaaaaaaaaaaggaggaaagagGAGGTTGTGGGATCTCATGACCTGAATTCATTCACATGAAGACTTAGATCTTGGAAGTTGGCATCATTCCTCTTTAATAAATTGCGAAGTTGCTTTCCAAATAAATATTGATGGAAATAATTAATATATGTGAAATAGGGCTTTTGTTTTGGACGAGTATCTTTTCAATCTATGGGTTAAAAAGATTAGAACCATAGGCATTTGCCGATAACTATTTGGATAGTCCCTGTTGATGGATGCAATATACCGTATACTACAACCTCTAGCTGCATTATTTCACCATGTTCGTATTGGAGTACTTGCTTAGagctgcattttctttcaattaCACTTCTTCTCAATCTTGCCCTTAAAAGACCCTCCTTTAGACAGGAAGAAAATCATTATCATCTTATCGCCCTTAGATTGCTGTTTACACTAAGAAAACTATAGACCTGAAAAAAATCTACACATTAATACCAATTGGTACCATGAATAATGACAGAAGTTCAAAACCTAGAAAGACCAGCCATGAGAAACTGACAAGATAGAATATGAATTGGATTAGTCACATGAGCACATTTAACATAGAATATAGAAGACAACAATGGTTTAATCTTATAAATAAAGTCATTCATCCATGCTTAGTTTTCTTCAAATCAAAATCTGATTGAAATGCAGAAGATATTCACATATTAATAAGGTGAGtaaatgcatgatttaattCGCTCATTGCTTTCCTCTGATGTATCCATTGGAGAAGAAAAAATGTTCCAAAAGCTATATCATTAGGCTGGACCTCCTTTTCCAACTCCCAGAGGAGCTTGAGAGCGCTATTAGCATGATCATTGATGAGCTAACCTACAAATCATCTTATTCCATGTGacattgttcttttcttttttttctggcaTTTTCCCAAACAGTTTAAGCGCCATTGAAACCGCATCATTCTTAGCATCCATACATATCCGCCAAAGCCGTCCCAGGAATCTCTCCCATATGAACCCCCTTCTCCTTCACATACGAATGAATCTGCCGCCTCAAGTCCAACCCGCCCAATCGAGGACAAGCTGAGAGCACCAACACCCCAGAGTTGCTTCGCATGGTTCGACACTGATCATCGTTGTCCAAATTATCAAATTTCTCCCAGGATCTCCATCGAACAAGTGGCAGGCATCATCCACAAACTCGAGTGCCGCATAACAACGCATCCATCCATTGATAACATACAAATCCGATCCAACCCGTGCTTCATGACATAAGCTTGGCACAGTCTTTGAGGATGAAATGGAACACGTCCTTGCATCATATGCTTTTCGTTTAAATGTCTATGAGGTCATCagattttttcttgtttttgctgaagagtgtaaaaaaaaaaaaaaacggtggAAGAGGGGACCATACACTTCAATCGACTAGCCTTCAGTGAGCTCCACAGCTAGCAAAGAAGGCTATAAGATGGCATGTCTTCTATCCGCATCACATCATCCAATAGTAATTCCCTCTCCAGCTGTGCACGAGTCGATCTCAAAACTTCCTATCAACAAATAAATTTCAACAAGTACTTCTCAACAAATAACATATATGATGAATGGAGACAGGTAGAAGTAGGCTTCTTCTGAGCCAAAAGCAAGTACTTACATTGAATTCCATGTAGGAAGCATTCTTTTCCAGCCACTGCTTGTCCATAACCACAAATGCTACGCAGTAAAGCAAGTCGAATGCCCACTCATCTTCTGCAAGCACATATCAAACAAGGCAAGCATCTTACATTCCGTTCGACTAAAAATTCCAGCATCCAACTATATGAAAGCTGCAGTTGGCTTTGTTTAGGTGTAGCTGCAATCTCACCTGACAGCATTTGGATGAAAACAGCTCTAACAAAAGTCCTTCGCTTTGCTGCAGATGTGTCATCCTAAATTAGTATCAGCTCAATCAATTGTCCTTAAATACTCTAAACTATTAATCTATTACATCAGACATACATAACAAGGGTAAGTTTCAGTTAAATGTATTCCTGTGTTAGAGAAAGTTCAGTGTACCAGCTTATTTGCATCATAAAAGATTGTGGTAGATACTGGTAACTTATTCATTTATATATTACCCTGTACCACATCTGGTTTTACTGTCCACTAGTGTCATTTTCTGTTCAGGTAATGCATATTGTTGAGTCTACAAGCTGCTTCCATGCATGCACCCCTTATTCCATCATCATTGCCTCAGAGTATTGAGTCCTATCACAGTAAATCTATCTGCTGCATTTAGGCCAAAAAGTCGGGAAAACACCATGAAGGATCCAACCATTTGTTGAACCCTGACGATCATCATACCTTGATGAATTTATCTTTCAAAGAATCGCCAGATTCTGGGATTAACTAACCAGTTGCTCCCTGCAAAAATTGCCATAATCCAGCAAAACCAGCGGTCTCTCATTGTCTCCTCAAAAGCCACCTGAGGACAGTCATGGACTGCCCATAGGTTATTCTGTGTCCTCAATACCTGAAACCACCCCTGAAGGATCATACTAAGTCATCTGATCATAGAAATTAGAGAACCTAGGGATGTCAGCCTATTGATGCCTGTTGATGTCACTCTTCAAGGCATGTCTCTTCTTATACCTGCCAAATACTTGACAGAAATCAAGGCATCTAATTCTTCTCTTTTCTCCACCTTGATTAATGAATCTTTCCATCTGTCTATGGATTACCTTGGATGCATTGCATTATTGGGGTTGCATTATTTCATGAATTAGCATCAACAAGGACTTCAAGGAGACAGAGGAAAGGAAGTCTCTTTGCAATTGTTTTAAATTCTGCCTGCTGGCATTAGACATGGAAAACAGGTCTCCCTTCTTTCATCTTTGCAATTGTTTATTTTGTTTACTTAGACAAACGAGATTAAGAGAGAGTAAATAGTTGGTCCAattgagaaagagaaagaacagAATATTCTtcttatatgtatgtgtatatgagagagagggagatgaattatatattagtgTAGCCAAATTGTCTGTGGACTAGGATACAATACTCTAATGGGGCAAAAATTTTTCACAATACATCACAAGGACTAGATGGGTTAAGAAATACTGTAATGATGAGGaataattcaatttgagggCCTGTTTAACTAAATCCGGCAGGATAAGCAGGGATTGGAAGGGAGGGACCAGGAGGGggagcgggagagggagagCGTGCCCACATGTTCTACTCCCCAAAGGGTTCAAAAAAGACATTGAGAGGAGGTGGGACTCGCAACCCCCTgcactctccctctccctcccttccaccTCACACTTCAATCCCGGCCTATCCCACCGAATTTAGCCCAACAGGGCCTATGCTTATTAACTTCCCCTCGCCACATAATATTCTGTATTAGCCCTTTTTTCAAACTAGAAAACAGAACCCATGAAGCTCACATCTCTCCTTATACTTCTACTGGTTTATATTGTTTGAGAAACGATCTGACCATAATGCTGCTAATTTTATATTTAAGAATTTTATAGTGTTTTGTGGGGAATCTCAGCTTCAAAGTACATGCAGCTTCTTGAAAATAACCAGAAAAGATGTCTAGACCTGCAAAGCCATATAATGgtgatgaagatgatgatgatgatgatgagtatGATGTGGATGATGGggatgataaggaagaatttgtTCCCAACTACAAAACTCCTTAGTCAATTCGATAATGTATGTCTACCACAGGAATTGGAGGTTTCTCTTTCTCAAGGTTTTTAGGTGAAGCATACTTTCATGCAGACCTCTTCATTGAAGTCCTTTGTTTTACACCTTTCCCCTTATATCAAAATAAGAgaagataaaaaagaaagagatccacATGCACTGAGCAATGTGTTTGGGGATATACAGGATTCTGAAAACTACCCTCCTCTCTAAATTCTTTTGGGTCTAACAGTTCATTCTTCAACAGTTTcatgaagaaaagagaaagctgATTGTAATCACCTTGGCTTTGTTTAGAACATGTATTTATTTGCTTGTTTTTTGACACTGTAGCTATATATTCAACAACAAGAAGTCATGGAATAGTTTAAGGATATATACATGGCGAGAGCAGAAATACTTACTAGATTGCAGATCCAGCATTTGCATTATCATGAATGTAATATTTACACCAGCAACTGCAAATGGGTACTCCCAAGTAGCTCGCTTCCCACCTTGTTTCTTCAGCAGCCTCTGAAAAGAAGTCTGCAATATAAAACAAGTCAGTTAATCTGCTCTCAAGTAAATACTGGTGTAGAAAAAGCTTTATGAAGACAATAAATGAAACTTTCACAGAGACAAGAAAATTCTTATTTAACTAGAGCAAAACTGATATTGGTGAGAACCACTGATCAGAATATTTTCATCATATAAACAAAGAACTGATGGAAATGAATAATATCGTCTTACAGAAAATGTCTTTGCAAAGAAGAGCAGGTTCTCCAATGAAATAAATCCAGCTCCTCTGCTCAAAATGCAAAAGTGATTGCATGAACAAACACATTCACAAGGAAATAAACAGCATCTAACAGAGGGCTGCATGCAAAATGAataaaatttcagaattg
Encoded here:
- the LOC103722555 gene encoding ELMO domain-containing protein A-like isoform X1, whose protein sequence is MGVEGNNGSCMAIRSLPPVSISRCSHGSSVTSDDSSTCGSPRWIGRGLSCVCMKRKVTYERICVNLTPLQEERLQRLKHRMKVYFDSLRRDHQEALRALWYATYPDQELHGLISDQWKEMGWQGRDPSTDFRGAGFISLENLLFFAKTFSTSFQRLLKKQGGKRATWEYPFAVAGVNITFMIMQMLDLQSTKRRTFVRAVFIQMLSEDEWAFDLLYCVAFVVMDKQWLEKNASYMEFNEVLRSTRAQLERELLLDDVMRIEDMPSYSLLC